The following are from one region of the Methanomassiliicoccales archaeon genome:
- a CDS encoding M3 family oligoendopeptidase — protein MRWDLSVLVKEVNVDKIKEELNEMVRAALVIKEIYSGRIKGFDSKGILELLKSLDAFLIEFDGVSSYCSLRYAADSTDATAKQLNEALRNAYVKVGQALAFIEIELGQLLLERPDLIYSLDLHDYRHYLERIRLRAPYHLTEEIEQLIIVKDRNGINAWSQLHNDWLGTKSFQITIDGIEKELSYGEAVGLFTSPNRELRKLAYSCILRTLAKDEVLFSSALRAICSDYIIMCNYRKFPQPITPSLLANDIDMETLVSLLKVVENKTELYRQYLRIKAKLLNVEKLGIWDLMAPLPSDGDATYKWMEARKLITKAFSDFDPDFGRWIEEMYVARRIDGEVRRGKSPGAFCHTWLTGKGAFILQSFNGRLTDVYTQAHELGHAIHAYLYTREQPPLNCEIGSCIAECGSTFGELLLTERLLAEAKNVSEKKAALVTVLDEFGLSVFQVAARYWFEEGLYKLLQDEKLLDGDTLKKMWCDCLRKIFGDDVELLPETCYDWIRPPHYYIANYRFYNFPYIFAQLFVFSLYRLYKEQGKNFVPKLKVLLAAGASRAPKDLARDLGYDISSMEFWEKGMRQAEEFLDSLKKTL, from the coding sequence ATGAGATGGGATCTAAGTGTATTGGTTAAAGAGGTTAACGTCGATAAAATCAAGGAAGAGTTAAATGAAATGGTTCGTGCGGCGTTGGTCATCAAAGAAATATATTCTGGGCGTATAAAAGGATTTGATTCCAAAGGTATTCTTGAATTATTGAAAAGCCTTGATGCGTTCCTTATCGAATTCGACGGTGTTTCGAGCTATTGTTCTCTTAGATATGCTGCCGATTCTACCGACGCGACAGCAAAACAACTAAATGAAGCTTTACGGAATGCATATGTGAAAGTAGGACAAGCTTTGGCTTTTATTGAAATTGAATTAGGACAGCTTTTATTAGAAAGACCAGATTTGATATATAGCCTTGACTTACACGATTACAGACATTATCTAGAACGTATAAGATTAAGAGCCCCTTATCATCTTACTGAAGAGATAGAACAGCTTATAATTGTTAAAGATCGTAATGGTATTAATGCCTGGAGCCAGCTCCACAATGATTGGTTGGGCACCAAGTCTTTTCAAATAACCATAGATGGTATTGAGAAAGAACTCTCCTATGGGGAAGCTGTGGGTTTATTCACAAGTCCAAATCGAGAACTTAGAAAATTGGCCTACTCATGTATTCTAAGAACTTTAGCTAAAGATGAGGTGCTTTTTTCTTCTGCGTTGAGAGCGATATGCTCAGATTACATTATAATGTGTAATTATCGAAAATTTCCTCAACCAATCACCCCGAGTCTTCTAGCAAATGATATTGATATGGAAACCCTGGTTTCATTGTTAAAAGTGGTTGAAAATAAGACAGAACTCTATAGGCAATATTTAAGAATTAAAGCTAAGCTTCTAAACGTGGAAAAGTTGGGAATTTGGGATTTGATGGCTCCTTTGCCCAGCGATGGTGACGCCACCTATAAATGGATGGAAGCCAGAAAATTGATAACAAAGGCATTTAGCGATTTCGACCCAGATTTTGGTCGATGGATCGAAGAAATGTATGTGGCACGTCGCATTGATGGAGAGGTTCGAAGAGGAAAATCACCCGGAGCTTTTTGCCATACTTGGCTAACAGGGAAAGGGGCATTTATTTTACAGAGTTTTAATGGTCGTTTGACAGATGTATATACGCAGGCGCATGAGTTGGGTCATGCTATTCATGCATATCTTTATACCAGAGAGCAACCCCCTCTAAATTGCGAAATAGGTTCATGCATCGCAGAGTGTGGAAGTACATTCGGTGAATTACTACTAACGGAGAGGTTATTGGCCGAAGCAAAAAATGTAAGTGAAAAGAAAGCTGCATTAGTCACTGTACTAGACGAATTTGGACTTTCAGTATTTCAAGTTGCAGCAAGATACTGGTTTGAAGAAGGATTATACAAACTTTTACAGGATGAAAAGTTGCTCGATGGAGATACTCTGAAAAAAATGTGGTGTGATTGCCTTCGGAAAATTTTTGGCGATGATGTAGAGTTATTGCCTGAGACTTGTTATGACTGGATACGACCTCCGCATTATTATATTGCAAATTATCGATTTTACAATTTTCCTTACATATTTGCACAACTCTTCGTCTTTTCCCTTTACAGACTTTACAAAGAGCAGGGTAAAAATTTCGTCCCGAAATTGAAGGTGCTTTTGGCAGCGGGAGCTTCTCGTGCGCCTAAAGATTTAGCAAGAGACTTAGGATATGACATCTCTAGCATGGAATTCTGGGAGAAAGGAATGAGACAAGCTGAAGAATTCCTCGATTCGCTTAAAAAAACTTTATGA
- the argF gene encoding ornithine carbamoyltransferase — protein sequence MKYDIISILDLKDEIFDLINFSKKLKLGALKDTFPLKGKTLAMIFEKSSTRTRVSFEAGMAQLGGHALYLSPKELQMGRGEILSDTAKVLSRYVDCIMYRAFDHKMMVDLANNSNVPVINGLDNLEHPCQAVADLMTIFEYKGKFKRIKVAYVGDGNNVCNSLMLGCAMVGIDFYSAHPRGFEPDKNLIDKANQLAKINNCVSIHIEDPYEAVENADVIYTDTWVSMGMEEQTNERLKIFEGYQVNSFLLKRAKKDCIVMHCLPAHRGQEITDEVMDGPHSVVFDQAENRLHTEKAILLRVILRDEMTFMLK from the coding sequence ATGAAGTATGATATTATTTCAATTTTAGATCTTAAGGATGAAATCTTCGATTTGATTAATTTTTCAAAAAAATTGAAGCTAGGCGCATTAAAGGATACTTTTCCCCTTAAAGGGAAGACCTTGGCTATGATCTTCGAGAAGTCCTCGACGAGGACACGAGTATCATTCGAGGCTGGTATGGCGCAATTAGGTGGTCATGCATTATATCTTTCACCAAAAGAATTACAAATGGGCCGAGGCGAAATTTTAAGTGATACAGCTAAAGTTTTGTCTCGTTATGTAGATTGCATAATGTATAGGGCTTTCGACCATAAGATGATGGTGGATTTAGCAAATAATTCGAATGTTCCAGTTATCAATGGGTTAGACAATCTCGAGCACCCTTGTCAAGCAGTAGCGGATTTGATGACGATATTCGAGTACAAGGGAAAATTTAAAAGAATCAAAGTCGCCTATGTTGGTGATGGCAATAACGTTTGTAATTCTTTAATGTTAGGATGCGCCATGGTTGGAATCGATTTTTACTCTGCTCATCCAAGAGGGTTTGAACCAGATAAAAATTTGATTGATAAAGCCAATCAATTAGCTAAAATTAATAATTGCGTCTCAATTCATATAGAGGATCCTTACGAAGCTGTAGAAAATGCTGACGTAATTTATACCGATACTTGGGTTTCGATGGGCATGGAAGAGCAGACCAATGAACGTTTGAAAATATTCGAAGGTTATCAAGTCAATTCTTTTTTATTAAAAAGGGCAAAAAAAGATTGCATCGTTATGCATTGTCTTCCCGCGCATCGTGGGCAGGAAATTACGGACGAGGTAATGGATGGGCCCCATAGCGTTGTTTTCGATCAAGCAGAAAATCGGTTGCATACGGAGAAAGCCATACTTCTTAGAGTTATCCTACGCGACGAGATGACTTTTATGCTTAAATAG
- a CDS encoding ribonuclease H-like domain-containing protein, whose amino-acid sequence MIQRSFILLPGVGKILEKKLWLQGISSWDDFLLQKKISGFSDSRKRYYDNILLEAKTHFIKSETNYFYRLLPSSEHWRLFECIEKNVIYLDIETDGNFPNSNIILIGMFRNNDYIPLIRDINLTSFNLKNALLDCKMLVTFNGSTFDLPCLEREFSFSIPKVPHFDLRFGCSRLGLKGGLKQIESRFKISRPKELEYVTGENIAYLWRLWKKSSKQNALNTLLKYNEFDVKNLKPIANKIYEGLRSQCLKFIEY is encoded by the coding sequence ATGATTCAAAGAAGTTTTATTTTGCTGCCAGGTGTAGGTAAAATCCTAGAAAAGAAACTTTGGCTTCAAGGAATATCAAGTTGGGATGATTTTTTGCTGCAGAAAAAGATATCTGGCTTCTCAGATTCTAGAAAAAGGTATTATGATAATATTCTTTTGGAGGCCAAGACCCATTTTATTAAATCTGAGACAAATTATTTTTATCGTCTTCTCCCTTCATCTGAGCATTGGCGGTTATTTGAATGCATCGAGAAAAATGTAATTTATTTAGATATAGAAACAGATGGAAATTTTCCTAATTCAAATATTATATTGATTGGAATGTTTAGAAACAATGATTATATTCCCCTAATCAGAGATATTAATTTAACTTCTTTTAATCTCAAAAATGCTCTCCTTGACTGCAAGATGCTTGTGACATTCAATGGTTCTACTTTTGACCTTCCATGTCTCGAGAGAGAGTTTTCCTTTTCGATTCCCAAAGTGCCTCATTTCGATTTGCGATTTGGATGTTCCCGATTGGGCCTAAAAGGGGGCTTGAAGCAAATTGAATCACGATTTAAAATATCTCGGCCCAAAGAGTTAGAATATGTAACGGGAGAAAATATTGCATACCTTTGGCGTCTCTGGAAGAAGAGTTCTAAGCAAAACGCACTTAACACATTGCTAAAATATAATGAATTTGATGTTAAAAATTTAAAACCGATTGCTAATAAAATTTATGAAGGTTTAAGATCACAATGCTTAAAATTTATTGAATATTAA
- a CDS encoding metallophosphoesterase, translating into MNQTEIEPGLIITNQRCAFIKKQAILVIGDLHVGYESVMEDSGFHLPHFQTQYMYESLEKLIEIYDPKIFLIVGDVKHEFSKNLSQEWDEVKKLFSIMLEKGEVIVVRGNHDNYLGNIASKLNISIVDEYFKDGFYFVHGHNYTKNRPLIIGHEHPSVRLFDEVGAFIKLPCFLYLKRERILVIPAFSPLAVGTDITSLRGMSPLSPILKNESLIDAYVYACSDIGLLYLGQISKLGKHI; encoded by the coding sequence ATGAATCAAACAGAAATCGAACCAGGGCTTATAATCACCAACCAACGCTGTGCTTTTATTAAAAAACAAGCCATTTTAGTAATAGGGGATCTGCATGTAGGATATGAAAGTGTGATGGAAGATTCTGGCTTTCATCTTCCTCATTTTCAAACTCAATACATGTATGAATCTTTAGAAAAATTAATCGAAATATACGATCCTAAAATATTTCTGATAGTGGGTGATGTCAAACATGAATTTTCTAAAAATCTTTCTCAAGAATGGGACGAGGTAAAAAAATTGTTTTCCATTATGTTGGAAAAAGGAGAAGTCATAGTGGTCCGCGGAAATCATGATAATTATTTAGGCAATATCGCCTCAAAACTTAATATTTCAATAGTTGATGAATATTTTAAAGATGGCTTTTATTTTGTCCATGGACATAATTATACGAAAAACAGACCTCTTATAATTGGTCATGAACATCCTTCAGTACGTCTTTTCGACGAAGTGGGAGCTTTCATAAAACTCCCTTGTTTCTTATATTTAAAGCGTGAAAGAATATTAGTAATCCCTGCTTTTAGTCCCCTTGCAGTTGGAACAGACATCACGTCACTAAGAGGGATGAGCCCTTTATCGCCAATTTTAAAGAATGAAAGTTTGATTGATGCTTATGTTTATGCCTGCAGTGATATTGGCTTATTATACCTTGGGCAGATAAGTAAACTGGGCAAACATATTTAA
- a CDS encoding corrinoid protein, whose protein sequence is MANSQRRESSLTDYLAQLAEVVVKGKIKEAKPLTEQALAAGVEPKDIIFSGLSKGMEIVGQKYEKKEYFLPQVLLSAQTMYASLDVALPKLKVEAAGAHAKVVICVVEGDVHDIGKNIVKAMLTGAGMTIFDLGRDVPIKNIIDKAKAESADIVATSTLMTPTLAGMKEVERMLREANMKPKVKTMIGGGATSKEFAAQIGADAWGYDAIEAVKIATELAKK, encoded by the coding sequence ATGGCTAATTCCCAAAGGAGGGAGTCGAGTTTGACAGACTATCTTGCACAGCTCGCTGAAGTTGTAGTAAAAGGAAAGATTAAGGAAGCGAAACCGCTAACAGAGCAGGCATTAGCCGCAGGTGTGGAGCCGAAAGACATCATATTTTCTGGTCTGAGCAAAGGAATGGAAATTGTAGGCCAAAAATATGAAAAGAAGGAGTATTTCCTTCCACAAGTGCTCTTGTCTGCACAAACAATGTATGCTTCTTTGGACGTCGCACTTCCAAAGCTTAAGGTGGAGGCAGCTGGAGCCCATGCGAAAGTTGTCATCTGCGTAGTGGAAGGAGACGTCCATGACATCGGTAAAAACATTGTCAAGGCAATGCTAACTGGCGCTGGAATGACGATCTTTGATTTGGGCCGAGATGTACCAATCAAGAACATTATTGATAAAGCTAAAGCCGAGAGTGCTGACATAGTAGCTACATCTACACTTATGACTCCTACTCTAGCAGGCATGAAAGAAGTAGAACGCATGCTCCGTGAGGCCAATATGAAACCAAAGGTAAAGACAATGATTGGCGGAGGCGCTACTTCAAAAGAGTTCGCAGCCCAAATCGGCGCAGATGCCTGGGGTTATGATGCTATTGAAGCAGTAAAGATAGCCACTGAGCTAGCCAAGAAGTGA
- a CDS encoding helix-turn-helix domain-containing protein, protein MSEINVSLEKEIEQIKKAILDIQEILKTVLENKHHLDSFSIPIRNRSDLLEVMVSQVMDDVEEGLSQNMVKRCDMKEPCRATFKNFLQKNAALLEKDVVREEIIITNRDELDRLRDTAPYSKCERCFEEVNRLFSKQVRLMRSLRIFTTTADKKQEIHELKEETFVSEVLEPLASMHRLQILKAVSTGPRTFSGLKDATGLRGGNLLFHIQKLIDATMIVQRHNRGDYMITEKGFKILKGMSDVNQLIKS, encoded by the coding sequence GTGTCTGAGATTAATGTTTCGTTAGAAAAAGAAATTGAGCAAATTAAAAAGGCAATTTTGGATATCCAAGAAATATTAAAAACAGTTCTAGAAAATAAGCATCATCTTGACTCATTTTCTATTCCAATCAGGAACCGTTCAGATTTACTTGAGGTAATGGTATCCCAAGTAATGGATGATGTGGAAGAGGGGCTTTCACAAAATATGGTAAAACGATGTGATATGAAAGAGCCATGCCGGGCCACTTTCAAAAATTTTTTACAAAAAAATGCTGCTTTGTTAGAAAAAGATGTGGTAAGAGAAGAAATAATAATAACGAATCGAGATGAACTTGATCGTCTTCGGGATACGGCTCCATACTCGAAGTGTGAAAGGTGTTTTGAAGAGGTGAATAGATTATTTAGTAAACAAGTTAGACTCATGCGGTCTCTTAGGATTTTTACGACTACTGCTGACAAAAAGCAAGAAATCCATGAATTAAAAGAAGAAACTTTTGTTTCTGAAGTTCTTGAACCATTGGCGAGCATGCATAGACTCCAGATTCTCAAAGCCGTTTCTACTGGCCCACGTACTTTCTCAGGCTTAAAGGATGCTACCGGACTTAGGGGAGGGAATTTACTTTTTCATATTCAAAAACTTATTGATGCAACCATGATCGTACAGAGGCATAATCGCGGAGATTATATGATTACGGAAAAAGGATTTAAAATTTTAAAAGGAATGAGCGATGTGAATCAACTGATAAAATCTTAA
- a CDS encoding MtaA/CmuA family methyltransferase produces MSTMTPKDRVLSALARKHLDRPPAVCFTQIATVDAMEAVKVYWPDAHTDPAKMAELAAAPNKVWGVECVRLPYCLTVEAEVLGCRVDLGKMDRTPMVKSHAVDENSIPEELPSGALFKGRIPAVVEAVKIAKAKYGKEFPIVVGTTGPFTIAGHLVGTENLLLWIVTNPEAVVKAIKLATKLEKGYIEQLAKAGADVIVMSDPSASTDMLSGEMFDEYAKPYIKEAFSNHGDAKTVLHICGDTTILLDHMIETGVHGLSIEEKVQPEKAVEIVNNRAALIGNVGVVRPLLQGTPDEVRLETTRVKNAGFNLVAPGCGLAARVPLVNLQAFVKAVKG; encoded by the coding sequence ATGTCAACGATGACCCCGAAAGATCGAGTGCTCTCTGCACTCGCTCGCAAGCATCTCGACAGGCCACCAGCAGTTTGTTTTACACAAATTGCTACCGTCGATGCCATGGAGGCCGTAAAGGTCTATTGGCCAGACGCCCACACTGACCCTGCGAAAATGGCCGAACTAGCAGCTGCGCCAAATAAAGTGTGGGGCGTTGAGTGTGTACGTCTGCCATACTGCCTTACCGTGGAAGCTGAGGTCTTAGGCTGCCGCGTCGATTTGGGAAAAATGGATAGAACACCAATGGTCAAATCTCATGCCGTAGACGAGAACAGCATTCCTGAGGAGTTACCTTCCGGTGCGTTATTCAAAGGGAGAATTCCCGCTGTAGTCGAGGCTGTGAAGATTGCTAAAGCAAAGTATGGAAAAGAGTTCCCAATTGTCGTTGGAACAACAGGTCCATTCACTATCGCTGGCCATTTGGTAGGGACAGAGAACCTTTTGCTTTGGATAGTTACCAATCCAGAGGCAGTGGTAAAAGCAATTAAATTGGCCACAAAATTGGAGAAAGGTTACATTGAGCAACTTGCCAAAGCTGGAGCTGATGTAATAGTAATGAGTGATCCATCAGCTTCGACTGATATGCTCTCAGGCGAAATGTTCGACGAATATGCTAAGCCATACATCAAAGAAGCTTTTTCCAATCATGGAGATGCGAAGACTGTCTTACACATCTGTGGTGACACCACAATACTGTTAGACCACATGATCGAAACAGGAGTACATGGTCTGAGCATTGAAGAAAAAGTTCAGCCTGAGAAGGCTGTCGAAATAGTAAATAACCGTGCGGCCTTGATAGGAAATGTTGGCGTAGTGCGTCCGTTGCTTCAGGGAACACCCGATGAAGTAAGGTTGGAAACAACCCGCGTTAAGAATGCAGGCTTTAATTTGGTTGCACCAGGATGCGGATTAGCAGCTCGTGTACCGCTTGTTAATTTGCAAGCTTTTGTTAAGGCTGTTAAAGGTTAA
- a CDS encoding uroporphyrinogen decarboxylase family protein, translated as MLNMQIFFHSILHLIQHMTPKERFEAALNLKQVDHVPLFYQHLGASSYLQKSTGILIKEGYEDPEKFAKLSLEAYNIFKFDNVMAGWGDILIEAQAHGTKLKFTDPRFYPRVESYVPMDRVGLLRPVDPMQDSMWSVILRGSKIMMEKIGNQVAVVGCINSPMVIAMEIIGMENLMMSIYKDPELVNYILRTVTESSIAYLEHIVKMGISETFIENGSAGGEMVSLATYETFDRKYLAELLGLCEKLGLKTILHNCAAEPFYESQLELRPNALHVHLNAVDAEVLFSLLKGKTCVMAGIDHSNLLFKGTPGQVETEVKRILNIWKEGDGLIMAPGCELPFKTPIENINRLREATIFNSKKIIK; from the coding sequence CATTCAATCCTCCATTTAATTCAGCATATGACACCAAAAGAACGTTTCGAAGCCGCATTAAACTTGAAACAAGTTGACCATGTACCTTTGTTCTATCAACATCTTGGAGCGTCTAGTTATTTACAAAAATCCACAGGAATATTAATAAAAGAAGGATATGAAGACCCTGAAAAATTTGCAAAATTATCTCTTGAAGCATATAACATTTTCAAATTCGATAATGTGATGGCTGGGTGGGGAGACATTTTGATCGAAGCCCAGGCGCATGGAACGAAGTTGAAGTTTACCGATCCAAGATTTTATCCCAGGGTGGAATCTTATGTTCCTATGGATAGAGTCGGACTTTTGCGACCTGTTGACCCAATGCAAGATTCGATGTGGTCTGTAATTCTTCGTGGCTCTAAAATAATGATGGAAAAGATCGGAAATCAAGTAGCTGTAGTTGGATGTATAAATTCCCCTATGGTAATTGCAATGGAAATAATAGGGATGGAGAATTTGATGATGTCAATCTATAAAGACCCAGAACTCGTGAATTACATATTGAGAACTGTGACTGAGAGTTCTATTGCATATTTGGAGCATATTGTAAAAATGGGCATATCTGAGACTTTCATAGAAAATGGAAGCGCAGGAGGAGAAATGGTCTCACTAGCGACATATGAAACATTCGATCGTAAATACCTTGCAGAATTGTTAGGATTGTGTGAGAAATTAGGATTAAAAACAATATTGCATAATTGCGCCGCTGAACCTTTTTATGAATCACAATTAGAATTGCGCCCAAACGCACTTCACGTCCATCTCAATGCAGTAGATGCTGAAGTATTGTTTTCTTTGTTAAAAGGAAAAACGTGCGTAATGGCGGGCATTGATCACAGTAATCTTCTTTTTAAAGGGACTCCTGGCCAAGTAGAGACAGAAGTCAAGAGAATCTTGAATATTTGGAAAGAGGGCGACGGACTTATTATGGCACCTGGTTGCGAGCTTCCTTTTAAAACTCCTATTGAGAATATTAATCGGCTTCGCGAAGCCACGATATTTAATAGTAAGAAAATTATTAAATAA